Proteins encoded together in one Gemmatimonadetes bacterium T265 window:
- a CDS encoding uroporphyrinogen III methyltransferase, with translation MPAGASPGDAPLAGRTVAITRPRERAHGLIAALEALGATVLSAPAIAVAPPATYDALDAALHRLAAPAAPEHAYHWLLLTSAAAVDVVAARLDALGLALADETTTRVGVVGAATAGAAQARLGRVDVIPSLHTADGLAAALPSLWGARVLFPCADRARDALPTVLAARGAQVHRVIAYRTVDAPPDALSDVAGRAAAGTLDLVVVASPSAAGALVRAFAAAGLPPAACDAVCIGPTTAEACRGHGLRVAAVAPEPTDDALVRVTLTCLTSGRHPLPAR, from the coding sequence ATGCCCGCCGGCGCGTCGCCAGGCGACGCGCCGCTCGCGGGGCGGACCGTCGCGATCACCCGCCCGCGCGAGCGCGCCCACGGCCTCATCGCTGCGCTCGAAGCGCTCGGCGCGACCGTCCTCTCCGCGCCGGCCATCGCCGTCGCGCCGCCGGCCACCTATGACGCGCTCGACGCCGCACTACACCGCCTCGCGGCCCCGGCCGCGCCCGAGCACGCGTATCACTGGCTGCTCCTGACGAGTGCGGCCGCGGTCGACGTCGTCGCGGCCCGCCTCGACGCGCTCGGCCTCGCGCTGGCTGACGAGACCACGACGCGCGTCGGCGTCGTCGGCGCCGCGACCGCGGGGGCGGCACAGGCGCGGCTCGGCCGGGTAGACGTGATACCGTCGCTGCACACGGCCGACGGGCTCGCCGCGGCGCTCCCGAGCCTTTGGGGAGCGCGCGTGCTCTTCCCCTGCGCCGACCGCGCGCGCGACGCGCTCCCCACCGTGCTTGCGGCGCGCGGCGCGCAGGTGCACCGTGTGATCGCGTATCGCACCGTCGACGCCCCCCCCGACGCCCTCTCGGACGTCGCCGGTCGTGCCGCGGCGGGGACGCTCGACCTCGTCGTCGTGGCGAGTCCGTCGGCGGCGGGGGCGCTCGTTCGTGCGTTCGCGGCGGCCGGCCTGCCGCCGGCGGCGTGCGACGCGGTCTGTATCGGTCCGACCACGGCCGAGGCGTGCCGCGGGCACGGCCTGCGGGTCGCGGCCGTCGCCCCCGAACCAACCGACGACGCGCTGGTCCGCGTCACCCTGACCTGTCTGACGTCGGGGCGGCACCCGCTGCCGGCCCGCTGA